The Candidatus Methylomirabilota bacterium DNA window TCACGCGGCCGTCGCCCGAGGTCTCATCCGTCGCCCACGGGCCGATGCCATCCTATCCAGTTCCTGCACGGCGCGAGCCGTGCACGCGACGTGCCACAAGCGAGTGCCCTCAAGAATCGAGATGATAGCGCAAGACCGTCCGTGTTCGTGCACCATCCGCTCCCCACCCTGGGGCGACCGGTCCCCGCTCGAGACGATGACCTGGGAAGCGCGAAAGGACCGGGCGTCACATCATGCCGAAATGTCGCAACGCCTCTTCGATCGCCTCACGCTTTTCGGGCGGGCACGGCTCGACGTCACGACCGCGACGGGCCCGGCTCGCCCCCCGCAGCGTCGGGATGCCGTGAACCTCCTTGACGTGGACGATCCACCCCATCCTCGGGATGAAGCCGTGGTGATGCTGCACGAACTTCTGGATCTCGGCATCCGTGGCCATGTGCCCTCCACAACCGTCCCCCTGAATGCATGCCCTGGTTGCGGGCCCTCCCGAACGGGTTGGGCCAGGGCTCCGCCATCCATACTGTCGCGCGCGTTGGTGTCCGGCGCGGCTGCGGTCTATCTCGGCGATGACCTCGCGCCGAAGAGCAAGATAACGGCGCCGGCCTCCAGGGGGAGCAGCACGACGATGACAGCGGCCATCGCCCCGTAGATCACGTTGACCATCGATAGCTTGGCGAAGTACCACACCGTGGCGCGTCGGGTCACCTCCCAGAGCACGGTCGCGGTGACGCCCCCGGCCAGGGCGTGCCCGAAGCGAATCTGCCCCACCGGCAGCACCATGTAGAAAGCGGTCGGGAGCAGGGCCAGCCCCACGACGCCAAGCAGGTGGAGCACGGCGCCGGACAGACCCGCCGGGGGCCACGCATGCCCGAAGACATGCACCGCACGCACCGCGTGGAGCGCGCTGCTGATCACCGTGATCAGCAGGAGGCCCACGCCGATGAGCATCATGGAGAGATACGGGAGCAGTACCGACACGAGGCAGCGCCGGTGCTGCGTCGAGCTGAAGAAGACGAGCGCCACCAGCCCGACGATTCCGACCACCTCGCGGTGGGCCAGGAAGCTGGCGACCTGCTCGGTCACGGCGGCAGGCGGCACGATCGCCAGCAGCGTGTAGTAAGCGACCGCGCCGGCCCGCAGAAATCCCTGGCTTCGCTGGAAGCCGGACACGACCCGCCACCGAAGGCGAGCAGCGACCCTTCAATGGCGGGCCGTCTCGACGGCCGGTGTCCGTGGCATCCCGACTCACAGCGAATCTGCCGAGGGGCACACCACGCCGACGTGCGCTACCGAATGCGTATGTCGCGCAGCGAGCCCAGGACACCGAACGCCTGCAGCAGCCAGACGACGACCACGATGACGACCACGACGTTGATGATCGTCTTGATCTTCGAATCCATCGGCACGTAGTTGTTGAGCAGCCAGAGCAGAATCCCGACGACCACCAGCGTGAGGATGAGGCCGATCAGGCTCATGTCCGCTCCTCTCTCTTCAGACGCCAGCACCATGCCGCCGGCAAGGGCCAGGCCGCCGCCGGATCGGCGGCCAGAGAAGGCTTATACGGGGCGAATCGCGTCCTGCCCCGCCCGGAGAGCCTCGCTGACGTGCTCCTTCGTGTCCTGCAGGAAGTCGTCAACCCGATGCAAGGCAGCTCCGCCGCGGTCCAGCACCTTGCCGGTCGTCTCCTCGACCGCCCGGACGCCCTCCGCCGC harbors:
- a CDS encoding YhjD/YihY/BrkB family envelope integrity protein; amino-acid sequence: MSGFQRSQGFLRAGAVAYYTLLAIVPPAAVTEQVASFLAHREVVGIVGLVALVFFSSTQHRRCLVSVLLPYLSMMLIGVGLLLITVISSALHAVRAVHVFGHAWPPAGLSGAVLHLLGVVGLALLPTAFYMVLPVGQIRFGHALAGGVTATVLWEVTRRATVWYFAKLSMVNVIYGAMAAVIVVLLPLEAGAVILLFGARSSPR
- a CDS encoding Thivi_2564 family membrane protein, with translation MSLIGLILTLVVVGILLWLLNNYVPMDSKIKTIINVVVVIVVVVWLLQAFGVLGSLRDIRIR